Proteins co-encoded in one Bacillus paramycoides genomic window:
- the rplN gene encoding 50S ribosomal protein L14 yields MIQQESRLKVADNSGARELLTIKVLGGSGRKYANIGDIIVATVKQATPGGVVKKGDVVKAVVVRTKSGARRPDGSYIKFDENAAVIIKDDKSPRGTRIFGPVARELRDSNFMKIVSLAPEVL; encoded by the coding sequence ATGATCCAACAAGAATCTCGTTTGAAAGTTGCTGACAACTCTGGTGCACGTGAACTTTTAACAATCAAAGTATTAGGCGGCTCTGGTCGTAAATATGCTAACATTGGTGACATTATCGTTGCTACGGTAAAACAAGCAACACCAGGTGGCGTTGTTAAAAAAGGTGACGTTGTTAAAGCGGTAGTAGTACGTACGAAGAGCGGAGCTCGTCGTCCGGACGGTTCTTACATCAAATTTGATGAAAACGCAGCGGTTATCATTAAAGACGATAAGAGCCCACGTGGTACTCGTATCTTCGGACCAGTAGCTCGTGAATTACGTGATAGCAACTTCATGAAGATCGTTTCTTTAGCTCCAGAAGTTCTATAA
- the rplX gene encoding 50S ribosomal protein L24 — protein MHVKKGDKVQVITGKDKGKQGVILVAFPKQNRVIVEGVNIVKKHSKPSQLNPQGGIITKEAPIHVSNVMILDPKTGEPTRVGFKVEDGKKVRIAKKSGELLDK, from the coding sequence ATGCATGTAAAAAAAGGTGATAAAGTACAGGTAATCACTGGTAAAGACAAAGGAAAACAAGGCGTTATCCTTGTGGCTTTCCCAAAGCAAAACCGTGTTATCGTTGAGGGTGTCAATATCGTTAAGAAGCACTCTAAGCCATCTCAATTAAATCCACAAGGTGGAATTATTACTAAAGAAGCACCTATTCACGTTTCTAACGTTATGATTTTAGATCCGAAAACAGGTGAACCTACTCGCGTAGGCTTCAAAGTAGAAGATGGTAAAAAAGTTCGTATTGCA